The proteins below come from a single Cerasicoccus sp. TK19100 genomic window:
- the trkA gene encoding Trk system potassium transporter TrkA, which yields MKILVVGAGEVGRFLCERLSQVGHDVTVIESDPTIAQEVDESLDVRVVEDHGASAEVLKKCGAGECHFFLAMTSDDRTNLIACSLAKALGAKTTIARIHDQTYSDNSIVNYQIHFGIDFLLNPEALSAVELAKSIRNPSRVAVENFARGEIEVQQLRISPKSKLNGKALKDVRLPAGVRIGLIQDGDSSEVPTAESTLQMGQCVTLVGPPEQLGQTKDLLSPEKKIDLLRIVLFGGSETAIALIRLLKNPRFKIRLIEQDVKLCQKLAERFPHVTVIHGTATSLRLMEEEQVGAADYFVACTKDDEDNIMTCLQARQLGASHVQLVINKPDYEDILDQLRQTLGVELAVAPRQATVAEIMRYISTEPFTELASLPEGPAKILEIRVSPESPVINKAIREISFPKGAVIVVLLHKFQAKVPGADDKLLSGDRVVVVVREDRERELLKLLT from the coding sequence ATGAAAATTCTGGTGGTTGGAGCCGGCGAGGTCGGTCGCTTTCTTTGCGAAAGGCTGAGTCAGGTCGGGCACGACGTAACCGTGATCGAAAGTGATCCGACGATTGCGCAGGAGGTGGATGAATCCTTGGACGTGCGGGTGGTCGAAGACCATGGCGCGTCGGCGGAGGTGCTAAAAAAATGTGGCGCGGGCGAATGCCATTTCTTTTTGGCCATGACGAGCGATGACCGCACGAACCTGATTGCCTGTTCGCTGGCCAAGGCGCTTGGTGCGAAGACGACCATTGCCCGCATTCACGACCAGACCTACAGCGATAATTCGATCGTCAATTACCAGATCCACTTCGGTATCGACTTTCTGCTCAACCCCGAGGCCCTGTCTGCGGTGGAGCTGGCGAAGTCGATACGCAACCCAAGCCGCGTCGCAGTGGAAAACTTTGCCCGTGGCGAGATTGAGGTGCAGCAGTTGCGCATTAGCCCGAAGTCCAAGCTCAATGGCAAGGCGCTGAAGGATGTTCGCCTGCCGGCCGGAGTCCGCATTGGCCTGATTCAGGACGGCGATAGCTCCGAGGTGCCGACTGCCGAGAGCACCCTGCAAATGGGGCAATGCGTAACCCTGGTCGGCCCGCCCGAGCAGCTGGGCCAAACCAAAGACCTGCTTTCGCCGGAGAAGAAAATCGACCTCTTGCGCATCGTGCTTTTTGGCGGCTCGGAAACGGCAATTGCGTTGATCCGGCTGCTGAAGAATCCGCGTTTTAAGATCCGCCTGATCGAGCAGGATGTGAAGTTGTGCCAGAAGCTCGCCGAGCGTTTTCCACATGTGACGGTGATCCACGGCACGGCGACTTCGTTGCGCCTGATGGAAGAAGAGCAGGTCGGCGCGGCGGATTACTTTGTGGCCTGCACCAAAGACGACGAGGATAACATCATGACGTGTCTGCAGGCGCGGCAACTCGGTGCCAGCCACGTGCAGTTGGTCATCAACAAGCCGGACTACGAGGACATCCTCGATCAACTGCGCCAGACGCTGGGTGTCGAGCTGGCGGTGGCCCCGCGCCAGGCGACGGTGGCCGAGATCATGCGCTACATTTCCACGGAGCCGTTTACCGAGCTGGCCAGTCTGCCCGAAGGCCCGGCCAAGATTTTGGAGATTCGCGTATCTCCGGAGAGTCCGGTGATTAACAAGGCGATCCGCGAAATCTCCTTCCCCAAGGGCGCGGTGATCGTGGTGCTGTTGCACAAATTTCAGGCCAAGGTGCCGGGCGCGGATGATAAGCTGTTGTCCGGTGACCGAGTCGTGGTGGTCGTTCGCGAAGATCGCGAAAGAGAACTTCTTAAGCTGCTGACGTGA
- a CDS encoding TrkH family potassium uptake protein yields MNYPIIAKLLSVIMSTIALAFLASYVVGEVFYGELDDLAREEWLISIAIASTLALVLAFLGRNATTKMFRKEALATIGLGWILASIVGAIPYYLILPDTSFADGVFESASGLTTTGASVFGDLDVFPRGLLFWRCLSQWIGGLGVVVFFVAILSFLGAGAKILYSNESSGASTDIESGRIQQGVLQILYLYLSLSVACALILKALGMTWYDSVCHMFTTLSTGGFGVYNSSVGAFPSPAIQWTIIIFMALGGTSFFVLLRVMQGRLRALTTNTEVIAYYAIILIVTSLLTMMLITELGQTDNWEASLRAAAFQTVSIITTTGFSTVDFQQWLPVGHMLLLCLMVFGGCSGSTAGGAKVVRIVVAFKVCRLQIEKAYRTRVVRPLHINGKVLDKEDQDNIVTWLLMLFLVLAAGIMIVAMLEHTLGFTAQVTSVFACLFNIGPGLAEVGPTQNYGFLREPTKLVLSLLMIMGRLELYAVLVLFSPALWRRFS; encoded by the coding sequence GTGAACTATCCGATCATTGCCAAGCTGCTAAGCGTCATCATGTCCACGATTGCGCTGGCCTTTCTCGCGAGCTATGTTGTGGGTGAGGTTTTCTATGGCGAGCTGGACGATTTGGCGCGCGAAGAGTGGCTGATCAGCATTGCGATAGCATCGACGCTGGCTCTCGTGCTGGCATTTTTGGGCCGCAATGCGACTACGAAAATGTTTCGCAAGGAGGCTCTGGCTACGATCGGCCTGGGTTGGATATTAGCCAGTATCGTCGGCGCTATTCCCTACTATTTAATCCTTCCAGACACGAGCTTTGCCGATGGCGTTTTTGAGTCGGCATCTGGCTTAACGACAACTGGAGCCAGCGTATTCGGCGACTTGGATGTGTTCCCACGGGGGCTGCTATTCTGGCGTTGCCTGAGCCAATGGATCGGTGGTTTGGGCGTCGTCGTGTTCTTCGTGGCAATCCTCTCCTTTCTTGGCGCTGGCGCGAAAATTTTGTATTCCAATGAATCCAGCGGTGCCTCGACGGACATCGAATCCGGGCGCATCCAGCAGGGCGTGTTGCAGATCCTCTATCTTTATCTGTCGCTTTCTGTCGCTTGCGCGTTGATCCTCAAGGCGCTGGGAATGACTTGGTATGACTCGGTCTGCCACATGTTCACCACGTTGTCGACAGGTGGGTTTGGCGTCTATAACTCCAGCGTTGGTGCCTTTCCGAGTCCGGCGATTCAGTGGACCATCATCATCTTCATGGCATTGGGTGGCACCAGCTTTTTTGTGCTACTGCGCGTAATGCAGGGGCGTCTTCGCGCACTTACGACCAATACCGAAGTGATCGCCTACTATGCGATCATCCTGATTGTTACTTCCCTGCTCACGATGATGCTGATCACCGAGTTGGGGCAAACGGATAACTGGGAAGCCTCGCTGCGTGCGGCGGCGTTTCAGACAGTATCGATCATCACGACGACTGGCTTTTCCACGGTTGACTTTCAACAGTGGTTGCCGGTCGGGCACATGCTTTTGCTTTGCCTGATGGTCTTTGGTGGATGCTCGGGCTCCACTGCTGGCGGTGCCAAGGTGGTGCGCATTGTGGTGGCGTTCAAGGTTTGCCGACTCCAAATCGAAAAAGCCTACCGGACGCGTGTCGTCCGTCCGCTACACATCAACGGTAAGGTGCTCGATAAAGAGGACCAAGACAATATCGTTACTTGGCTGCTCATGCTTTTCCTGGTGCTGGCAGCGGGCATCATGATCGTCGCGATGCTGGAGCACACCTTGGGTTTTACGGCTCAGGTTACATCGGTCTTCGCGTGCCTCTTTAACATTGGTCCCGGTTTGGCGGAAGTCGGTCCCACTCAAAATTACGGCTTCCTGCGTGAGCCAACGAAGCTCGTGCTCAGCCTGCTCATGATCATGGGCCGCCTGGAGTTGTATGCCGTGCTCGTGCTTTTCTCACCCGCGCTCTGGCGCCGCTTCTCCTAA
- a CDS encoding M48 family metallopeptidase has protein sequence MILAVAAFLTGCQTVDETGRSQLSLVGDTEVSSMAVQQFEQMKSEMPISNDPQMNAQLQRVGKKIVDSARANGADLLPSDQWEFVLFESDQVNAFAMPGGKVGFYTGIFPLFDSDDDMAVVMGHEIAHVSADHGQEKVSHQMANQMAGTALSIGLGIGGVDRDLSQVVMASYGAGSTYGFILPYSRTMESEADHIGLIYSSSAGYDPRRAVPFWQKMAAQGGERPPEFLSTHPGESTRIKAIEKMMPEVLPLYYKATGQ, from the coding sequence TTGATACTAGCCGTAGCCGCATTCCTGACCGGTTGCCAAACCGTGGACGAAACCGGCCGCAGCCAGCTAAGCCTCGTCGGCGATACCGAGGTGTCCAGCATGGCCGTCCAGCAGTTCGAGCAGATGAAGTCTGAAATGCCGATCTCCAACGACCCTCAGATGAACGCCCAGCTCCAGCGCGTCGGCAAAAAGATCGTCGACTCCGCGCGGGCCAACGGCGCAGACCTGCTCCCCTCCGACCAGTGGGAGTTCGTGCTCTTCGAGAGCGATCAAGTCAACGCCTTCGCCATGCCCGGTGGCAAGGTCGGCTTCTACACCGGCATTTTCCCGCTTTTCGACAGTGATGACGACATGGCCGTCGTCATGGGCCACGAAATTGCCCACGTCTCCGCCGACCACGGCCAGGAAAAAGTCTCCCACCAAATGGCCAACCAAATGGCCGGCACCGCGCTCTCGATTGGCCTCGGCATAGGCGGCGTGGACCGCGATTTGAGTCAGGTCGTCATGGCCAGCTATGGCGCGGGCTCGACGTATGGCTTCATCCTGCCCTACAGCCGCACCATGGAATCCGAAGCAGACCACATTGGCTTAATTTACTCTTCCAGCGCCGGTTATGACCCGCGCCGCGCCGTCCCCTTCTGGCAAAAAATGGCTGCCCAAGGCGGCGAGCGCCCCCCGGAGTTTCTCTCCACTCACCCCGGCGAAAGCACCCGCATCAAAGCTATCGAAAAGATGATGCCCGAAGTCCTGCCTCTGTATTACAAGGCAACGGGACAGTAA
- the argH gene encoding argininosuccinate lyase, translated as MAKSGKQATWGGRFSSGPAELMQRFSESVSFDARLAPFDVQGSKAHAAMLAHVGILTKKECREIQKGLDAVLKDIEAGNFTWDIASEDVHMNIEQALTQRVPAAAKLHTARSRNDQVATDMRLFFKHACAEIDAALGRAMSALLQLAESAQQIYIPGYTHLQRAQPVSVAHHLLAYIEMFGRDRARFADIADRANWCPLGSGAIAGTTLPVDREFTATELGFVDNKGKPRVTPNSMDAVADRDLFIEFASACALCGVHWSRVAEDMILWNSAEFGFIKLPDSFTTGSSLMPQKKNPDSFELLRGKAARLQGHVTALMAMTKGLPLTYNRDLQEDKPPVFDAYDQTLICLDVLAGSFDGATFNEKKCAAAVSDPALLATDLVDYLVVRGVAFRDAHHVIGALVGLAEKNDCPLNELSLEDVQGVSDKFEADWVEVFDVPAALRKREKTGMPGPKQVKKQLAKWKKALS; from the coding sequence ATGGCGAAATCCGGAAAACAAGCCACCTGGGGCGGACGCTTCTCCAGCGGACCTGCCGAGCTCATGCAACGCTTCAGCGAAAGCGTGTCCTTCGACGCGCGCCTGGCACCCTTTGACGTCCAGGGCAGTAAGGCGCACGCCGCCATGCTCGCCCACGTCGGCATCCTCACCAAGAAGGAATGCCGCGAAATCCAGAAAGGGCTCGACGCCGTGCTGAAGGACATCGAGGCCGGCAACTTCACCTGGGACATCGCCAGCGAAGACGTCCACATGAACATCGAGCAGGCGCTGACCCAGCGCGTGCCCGCCGCCGCCAAGCTCCACACCGCCCGCTCGCGTAATGACCAGGTAGCCACCGACATGCGGCTGTTCTTCAAGCACGCCTGCGCCGAGATCGACGCCGCGCTTGGCCGCGCGATGAGTGCCCTGCTCCAGCTCGCCGAATCCGCGCAGCAAATTTATATCCCCGGCTACACGCACCTGCAGCGCGCACAGCCCGTCTCCGTTGCGCACCATTTGCTGGCCTACATCGAGATGTTTGGCCGCGACCGTGCGCGCTTTGCCGACATCGCCGACCGCGCCAACTGGTGCCCGCTCGGCAGCGGTGCCATTGCCGGCACCACCCTGCCCGTCGACCGTGAGTTCACCGCGACTGAGCTGGGCTTCGTCGATAACAAGGGCAAGCCCCGCGTCACGCCCAATAGCATGGACGCCGTCGCCGACCGCGATTTGTTCATCGAATTCGCCAGCGCCTGCGCCCTGTGCGGGGTCCACTGGTCCCGCGTCGCCGAAGACATGATCTTGTGGAACAGCGCGGAGTTCGGCTTCATCAAGCTGCCGGACAGCTTTACCACCGGCTCCTCCCTGATGCCGCAAAAGAAAAACCCCGACAGCTTCGAGCTACTTCGGGGAAAAGCCGCGCGCCTGCAAGGCCACGTGACCGCGCTCATGGCGATGACCAAGGGGCTGCCGCTCACCTACAACCGCGACTTACAGGAAGACAAGCCGCCGGTCTTTGACGCCTATGACCAGACGCTGATCTGCCTCGACGTGCTCGCAGGGTCCTTCGACGGTGCCACCTTCAACGAGAAAAAGTGCGCTGCCGCAGTCAGCGATCCGGCCCTGCTCGCCACCGATCTTGTGGACTACCTCGTCGTGCGCGGTGTGGCCTTCCGCGACGCGCACCACGTGATCGGAGCCCTCGTCGGACTGGCCGAGAAAAACGACTGCCCACTGAACGAACTTTCCCTGGAGGATGTGCAAGGCGTCAGTGATAAATTTGAAGCCGACTGGGTCGAGGTTTTCGACGTCCCTGCCGCCCTGCGCAAACGCGAAAAAACCGGCATGCCCGGCCCCAAGCAGGTCAAAAAGCAGCTGGCCAAGTGGAAGAAGGCGCTCAGCTGA
- a CDS encoding TraB/GumN family protein: protein MIFYKHVRALMTVLAMSALSSALADNSMGSYLFSISKEGYATSYLFGTIHLPDKRVTELPKNVIDTYRKVDAVYTEIPMEAEEMLGAAQSMMLPNGNTLKDVLPPETLAGFERELKAINPQFTAEPFMALKIWAAASTLMMLETQLKNPGVNAMDMALYMGAKKGGKRVGGIESAAEQMALFDAFSDEEQIALMDSMLDYMQEMREQGEGYTDEMIDAYLSGDLKKLEEMMASYEMEDEALQAKFEKLFIEDRNVLMAVRIERIMAQNLDQSEFFAVGAAHLYGPGGVPALLRDAGFDIQRVK from the coding sequence ATGATTTTTTATAAACACGTGCGCGCCCTGATGACGGTGCTGGCAATGTCTGCCCTGAGCAGTGCCTTGGCTGACAACAGCATGGGCAGCTACCTGTTCTCGATCAGTAAGGAGGGCTATGCCACGAGCTACCTGTTTGGCACGATCCACCTGCCGGACAAACGAGTCACAGAGCTGCCCAAGAACGTGATCGATACTTATCGCAAGGTGGACGCCGTTTATACGGAAATCCCCATGGAGGCCGAGGAGATGCTTGGTGCCGCGCAGTCCATGATGTTGCCCAACGGCAACACGTTGAAGGATGTTTTGCCGCCTGAAACCCTGGCCGGCTTTGAGCGCGAGCTAAAGGCAATCAACCCGCAGTTTACCGCAGAGCCGTTTATGGCCCTGAAGATTTGGGCTGCGGCGTCCACGCTAATGATGCTGGAAACTCAGTTGAAGAATCCCGGCGTCAACGCCATGGACATGGCCCTCTATATGGGTGCGAAAAAGGGTGGCAAGCGCGTTGGCGGCATCGAATCCGCTGCGGAGCAGATGGCGCTCTTTGACGCCTTTTCTGATGAGGAGCAAATCGCGCTGATGGACTCCATGCTCGACTATATGCAGGAAATGCGCGAGCAGGGCGAGGGCTACACCGACGAGATGATCGACGCCTATCTCTCCGGCGACCTCAAGAAATTGGAGGAGATGATGGCTTCCTACGAAATGGAGGATGAGGCGCTACAGGCAAAGTTTGAGAAGCTCTTCATCGAGGATCGCAATGTGTTGATGGCCGTGCGGATCGAGCGAATCATGGCGCAAAACCTGGACCAGTCGGAGTTTTTCGCCGTCGGCGCTGCGCACCTCTATGGCCCCGGTGGCGTTCCCGCGCTGCTGCGCGACGCCGGTTTCGACATCCAGCGGGTGAAGTAA
- a CDS encoding M20/M25/M40 family metallo-hydrolase produces the protein MAFDPLQLISEFVSHPSVSTDPQYAEGMKGARESVAAKLEALGFTVETVDTPLHPIILAERGADHDDWPHILVYGHYDVQPADPFNLWTTPPFETEVRGDRIYGRGAADNKGPIAVQLTALSRVLERNPDLPLRITWMIEGEEEIGSPSFAGFLENYKERLSKADMVILSDTGCPSPDTMAITLALRGLAPMQINVTGPKQDLHSGIHGGCILNPLQALMEICASLHNPDGTINVPGFYDDVVMPQDWERDELAKLPTSEEDYRKFLGVDEFHCPPGLNCFEGTRFAPTLEFNGIGGGYQGEGEKTVIPSKAFAKITCRLVANQDADKIQKLLADTIMERAPKGVKVELDIHSGGPAYQVIPPGKGGTARDGSTKSRAFEIAEKAIPDIWGQAPVYLREGGSVPIIGDIKETLGLDSLMLGLFTKEDNLHAPDESMHCKIIERGAALYERLFEDLAK, from the coding sequence ATGGCCTTTGACCCGCTTCAATTAATTTCCGAATTCGTCAGCCACCCCAGCGTATCCACCGATCCGCAATACGCCGAGGGCATGAAAGGTGCCCGCGAGAGCGTTGCCGCCAAGCTGGAAGCGCTGGGCTTTACCGTGGAAACGGTTGATACGCCGCTGCACCCGATAATCCTTGCCGAGCGCGGTGCCGATCATGACGACTGGCCGCACATCCTCGTATATGGCCACTACGACGTCCAGCCCGCCGACCCTTTCAATCTGTGGACCACGCCGCCCTTCGAGACCGAGGTGCGCGGTGACCGCATTTATGGCCGCGGTGCCGCCGATAACAAAGGCCCCATCGCCGTTCAGCTAACCGCACTTTCCCGCGTGCTCGAACGGAATCCCGACCTCCCGCTGCGCATTACCTGGATGATCGAGGGCGAGGAAGAAATTGGCAGCCCGAGCTTTGCCGGCTTTCTGGAGAATTATAAAGAGCGACTGAGCAAGGCCGACATGGTCATCCTGTCCGACACCGGCTGCCCGAGCCCGGACACCATGGCGATTACCCTCGCCCTGCGCGGCCTGGCACCGATGCAGATCAACGTCACCGGTCCGAAGCAAGACCTGCACTCGGGCATCCACGGCGGCTGCATTCTCAACCCGCTCCAGGCGCTGATGGAAATTTGCGCGTCCCTGCACAATCCCGACGGCACGATCAACGTCCCGGGCTTCTATGACGACGTCGTCATGCCGCAAGACTGGGAACGCGACGAGCTGGCCAAGCTCCCCACCTCCGAGGAGGACTACCGCAAATTCCTCGGCGTGGACGAATTTCACTGCCCGCCCGGCCTCAACTGCTTCGAAGGCACCCGCTTTGCCCCGACACTGGAGTTTAACGGCATCGGCGGCGGCTACCAAGGTGAGGGCGAAAAGACCGTCATCCCGTCCAAGGCGTTCGCCAAGATCACCTGTCGCCTCGTGGCCAACCAGGACGCCGACAAGATTCAAAAGCTACTCGCCGATACCATTATGGAGCGCGCCCCCAAGGGCGTGAAGGTCGAGCTCGACATCCACTCCGGCGGCCCGGCCTACCAGGTGATCCCGCCGGGCAAGGGCGGCACCGCGCGCGACGGCTCCACCAAGAGCCGCGCATTCGAAATCGCCGAGAAGGCCATCCCCGACATCTGGGGCCAGGCCCCGGTTTACCTCCGCGAAGGCGGCAGCGTGCCGATCATCGGCGACATCAAGGAAACCCTTGGCCTCGACTCGCTCATGCTCGGCCTCTTCACCAAGGAGGATAACCTCCACGCCCCCGATGAATCCATGCACTGCAAGATCATCGAACGCGGCGCGGCGCTCTATGAGCGGTTGTTTGAAGATTTGGCGAAGTAG
- a CDS encoding response regulator produces MQKILVIEPDKASRRTLQNLLSFMGYDEVAAADCQEALEIAAEQRVDIMLVNSSIPANECQNMRQLLFDAGIEVRIVAYAGSASAAKISQHVDDFLESPFIASALNQKIRLAV; encoded by the coding sequence ATGCAAAAGATACTCGTCATCGAACCAGACAAAGCCTCCCGCCGAACACTACAAAATCTACTGTCATTCATGGGCTACGACGAAGTCGCCGCCGCGGACTGCCAGGAAGCGCTGGAAATCGCCGCCGAACAACGTGTCGACATCATGCTGGTCAACTCATCGATTCCCGCCAACGAATGCCAAAATATGCGCCAACTGCTGTTCGACGCCGGCATCGAGGTGCGCATCGTCGCCTACGCCGGCTCCGCCAGCGCCGCCAAGATCAGCCAACATGTTGACGACTTCCTGGAGTCCCCGTTTATCGCCAGCGCGCTCAACCAAAAAATCCGCCTCGCGGTGTAA
- a CDS encoding YoaK family protein, protein MHQLSHRQVIVGGCALAFAASFLNTGFLIYNGTSVSHLTGDISRIASGIFILQQDTMNDLWMVLIATLGFILGAMSSGYLIHHPTLEIHMPYGRILTSLGVLLFVAHILYAKHAIVAIALGSFACGTQNALASRYRGVVLRTTHLTGLFTDLGIHLGMKLRGHDIENWKIAIPLVLSISFFLGATTSSALIVYTQADWILYAAVGYFVGGLGWSIYKRYSRSLNDISQDS, encoded by the coding sequence ATGCATCAGCTATCACATCGTCAGGTTATTGTCGGGGGTTGCGCACTCGCCTTTGCCGCATCTTTTCTGAACACCGGTTTCCTGATTTACAACGGCACTTCCGTAAGTCACCTGACCGGAGACATCTCACGCATCGCATCGGGCATCTTCATCCTGCAGCAAGACACGATGAACGACCTGTGGATGGTGCTAATCGCCACACTCGGGTTTATTCTGGGAGCCATGAGTTCCGGCTACCTCATCCATCATCCGACACTGGAGATCCACATGCCTTATGGGCGGATTTTGACTAGCCTGGGCGTGCTGCTTTTCGTCGCCCACATCCTTTATGCGAAACACGCCATCGTGGCGATCGCCCTGGGCAGCTTCGCCTGCGGAACGCAAAACGCACTCGCCAGCCGCTATCGTGGCGTCGTCTTGAGGACCACCCACCTCACCGGGCTATTCACCGACCTCGGTATCCACCTGGGCATGAAGCTGAGAGGCCATGATATCGAAAACTGGAAAATCGCCATCCCGTTGGTCTTATCAATATCATTTTTCCTGGGCGCGACCACCAGCTCCGCCTTGATCGTATATACTCAGGCCGACTGGATCCTCTATGCGGCAGTCGGCTATTTCGTCGGTGGACTCGGCTGGAGCATTTACAAGCGCTACTCCCGATCGCTAAATGACATTTCGCAAGATTCATAG